Sequence from the Phaeodactylum tricornutum CCAP 1055/1 chromosome 4, whole genome shotgun sequence genome:
GGACCGTGACAGGAATTCTCATGGCTTTATTTCTTGATACTGCCGGTGGTGCCTGGGACAATGCGAAAAAGTATATTGAGCTCGGAAACTTTGGCGGCAAGAATTCTGAGGCACACAAGGCGTCGGTGACTGGTGATACCGTCGGCGACCCCTTTAAGGATACCGCCGGTCCCTCACTCCACGTTGTAATCAAACTGGTAAGTAGAAGATGTCACGGAGGGACAATTGCGTATGCAATCCAGAACACCCCCTTACAACACctgtttttggaaagctaTCGACTACTATTCTGGTTGCAGGGCCTCTTTTTATCGCCAATATGAAGTGAAGACGGTGCCTACTAGAAATACATCCTGCTGCTGGACTAGAAATCACAATCCTTTAGATGGACATTTTACCTATGCGTTCACTCGTCGTGTGCATCCAACAACTCACTTTCCAGCACCGTTGGCCTTTCGCAAAGATCCATAAATTCCTGGAACTTGCTGGAATCGCCGCCAGTCAGGGATGCCACGTGCACGGTATCAATAGGTGCGCGATAGGACGAAAGTGGGTCAGCACGTACTTGCTTTTCCGTCTCAACCACACGAATTGCCGTGTCGGTGGTTGGTAAGCAGGGCAACTCGTCCCaggtaaacaagagaggaTCCGTACGACGACCCCAGACATTGAAGTCTACCAGCCAAACGCGTTCTTTCTTGTCCAGATAAACGTCAAAAGTATAATTGTTCAACGACTGGGAATGGGGTTTGATGATCTCGTCGAAAAACTCAACCACTAGAGACCGAATTAGGTACTGATCTCGTACAAGATGCTCGAAGTGTTGCGAGTGCTGTCTTTGGCTCACAGCAACTAGCTCCTGTTCTCGGACGAAGCACCGAAACTCTTGACTGGGATAGAGGTTGCACCATTTTCGCAAGACAAGCTGTAGTGGTATTGCTCCGTGACAGTCGGTAGCCGTCTCGTCGCTGGTGTCGTCGCCGTCACGGACTTCTTTCCAGGAGTGCTGAATGTCAAAAGCGCAAAAATCGCTACTCTTGAGGAGGAGGTAAACATCCCCAGCTGTCTTGCACTGCAGCGTACCTCCGTTGACCCAAATTGCGTCTTTCGGAGACGACCAGTTCAGTTTGGGTGCCACGAGCCCTCCGAGGCGCCGGATCGCTGCATCAATGGCAGAATTTAGTGCGGAGAAATGGAACAGTTCGTTAGAGACTTCTTCCGCCTCACTGTCGCTCGACCACAcactttcgtcgtcaccgACGCCGCTCATAGCGAGCATACCCGATGTGCGCGCTCCCGCGGGAAGTTGAACTCCGTCGCAAAGGAGATAGTCTCGGAAAGTTTCGGGTAGATTTAGAATCTCTGACGGGACTGTCACGTTCTTGCGGCCGAGCTCGTTCGGTGGGAGGTTGGCAAAGGTGGCGTACCAGCTTGAGAACTGGCATGCATGGACTTCACGGCGACTGGGCAGCGGGCCCTGCTCTGGCTCGGGAATCCCGGCCGAGGATTCCTCGTTTGACCACCCTCCCAAGACAGAAGACATGGTTCCCACCGTGTCGCTCGAACCGGACGTTCTGTGGGATTGGATTGTCAAACGGATAGGAAGGATATTCGAAACATTCGTGAAGCCATTGGAAACAAAGGACGTCGCCGGTCAATTCTATGCTCGTTTCTAGTCAAATCGATTGGGCATATAAGTAGGTTTAGGTATGACGTCGAGATACGTAAATGTGTTCGTCGAAAACGACATCCAGAAATGAGACGAATGAATTGACAAGTGAGATAGAGTATCGTATACTGTTAGGTGCAAGATGATTTCACTTGGTCTACAGCACTTCAGAAAAAGACGATATGCCAATCTATGAGCATGTCGGCGCTAGACTCCTTTGTACAAATCCGTAGACGCACCGAGAGGGAAACCGACAGGACTTTCCGTCAGGAATGAATGCGAAACGCCGCAATTTGCTTTAACTTTACGAAAAATTACGCATTGGGATTGCCGTAACGAACGAGCAATGCAATGAAGTCAACGAAACCCTGGGTATCTATATAAGTCCCCACGTCAAGGTAGAGCAACGTCAAATCGTACCACCTGATGTACCACTTTCTTATCCGACAGCGGTGGCAGGGAGTTGCTTGAACCTGATATTGGCTAGCGCAGCCCAGATCAGAGTCGAATCCTCTCTCTCGTGCGCCATCCTTGCAGTTCCATCCTCCGCATGTAACTCCGCTCCTTGCTATGCAATCCATTCAT
This genomic interval carries:
- a CDS encoding predicted protein, coding for EVHACQFSSWYATFANLPPNELGRKNVTVPSEILNLPETFRDYLLCDGVQLPAGARTSGMLAMSGVGDDESVWSSDSEAEEVSNELFHFSALNSAIDAAIRRLGGLVAPKLNWSSPKDAIWVNGGTLQCKTAGDVYLLLKSSDFCAFDIQHSWKEVRDGDDTSDETATDCHGAIPLQLVLRKWCNLYPSQEFRCFVREQELVAVSQRQHSQHFEHLVRDQYLIRSLVVEFFDEIIKPHSQSLNNYTFDVYLDKKERVWLVDFNVWGRRTDPLLFTWDEL